A stretch of the Thiomicrorhabdus indica genome encodes the following:
- a CDS encoding ABC-F family ATP-binding cassette domain-containing protein: MISIQNLSLRAGTKPLLDSANLTIHPGQKIGLVGKNGAGKSTFFKAVLGETTIDSGDIKVPNNWQIGYVEQETKDLSVGMLDYVCFGDSLYFEVMQSLEQAESTQNNQALVKVYDQIEHIQAYEVPLKAKQMLFGLGFNQLDFDKQLSEFSGGWQVRLKLARALMQRSDLLLLDEPTNHLDIEAVTWLELWLKSYQGAILVISHDRNFLDEVVQGIAEIDQQKIQYYSGNFAAFERQRHEQLMQQQSLHDKQKQQMQHLKTFISRFKAKASKAKQAQSRVKALERMEQVAAVQACTDFHFAFSEPKQMPDPMLEIQALDFAYNDKTILDKVNLVVRSGDRIGLVGVNGSGKTTLLKLLVGDLKPVAGKIQLSKGLKIGYFSQHQLETLRPEWSPLQHLLAMEEAPSDQESRDFLGQFGFSNQQALETIENFSGGEKARLALALIRFQEPNLIILDEPTNHLDMETRDALEMAINDFTGGVIIVSHDKQLLNACVDQFWWVHQGQVELYFGSLDEYLQDQMKRVRDENRLLSNTGKNSDKNEVNKKAIRQTNAHIRKQLEQQLKPLKKQLKKMETQLEKSQNRLEEIHLLMENPELYDAQNKERLEPILLEEAQLKKTIEECEEQWLELEEEMEEIRQSQ, from the coding sequence ATGATTTCAATTCAAAACCTGTCATTACGCGCTGGCACAAAACCTTTATTAGATTCAGCAAATCTAACGATTCATCCCGGACAAAAAATAGGCCTAGTTGGAAAAAATGGCGCCGGTAAAAGTACCTTTTTTAAAGCTGTTTTAGGTGAAACGACTATTGATTCAGGTGACATTAAAGTTCCAAATAACTGGCAAATCGGTTACGTGGAGCAAGAAACAAAAGACCTAAGTGTAGGAATGTTAGATTATGTATGCTTTGGGGATAGTCTATATTTTGAAGTCATGCAATCACTTGAGCAAGCAGAGAGTACTCAAAACAATCAAGCGTTGGTTAAGGTCTATGATCAAATTGAACACATTCAGGCTTATGAAGTGCCGTTAAAAGCTAAGCAAATGTTATTTGGGTTAGGGTTTAACCAACTGGATTTTGATAAGCAGTTGTCAGAATTTTCAGGTGGGTGGCAGGTGCGTTTGAAATTGGCGAGAGCCTTAATGCAGCGATCAGACTTACTTTTGCTTGATGAACCTACGAACCACTTGGATATTGAAGCGGTCACTTGGCTGGAACTTTGGCTCAAATCTTATCAAGGGGCGATTTTGGTCATTTCGCATGATCGAAACTTCTTGGATGAGGTCGTTCAAGGTATTGCAGAGATCGACCAGCAGAAGATTCAATACTATTCTGGAAATTTTGCGGCGTTTGAAAGACAACGTCACGAGCAGTTGATGCAACAACAAAGTCTGCATGACAAGCAAAAACAACAGATGCAGCACCTTAAAACATTCATTTCCCGTTTCAAAGCCAAGGCAAGTAAAGCCAAGCAAGCTCAGAGTCGTGTCAAAGCGTTGGAGCGCATGGAGCAGGTAGCTGCCGTCCAAGCCTGTACAGATTTTCATTTTGCATTTAGTGAGCCGAAACAGATGCCGGATCCAATGTTGGAGATTCAAGCGTTAGATTTTGCTTACAATGATAAAACCATTTTAGATAAGGTTAATCTTGTTGTGAGAAGTGGTGACAGGATTGGGCTTGTTGGAGTGAATGGATCAGGTAAAACCACTCTACTAAAATTATTAGTAGGTGATTTAAAACCTGTAGCAGGGAAAATACAGCTAAGCAAAGGTTTAAAAATTGGCTATTTTTCACAACACCAACTAGAAACGCTTCGCCCTGAATGGAGTCCTTTACAGCATCTTTTAGCAATGGAAGAGGCTCCGTCTGATCAAGAATCGCGAGACTTTTTAGGTCAATTTGGTTTTTCTAATCAGCAAGCACTGGAGACAATCGAAAATTTTTCAGGGGGAGAAAAAGCTCGTTTAGCACTGGCTTTGATCCGTTTCCAAGAACCCAATTTGATCATTCTCGATGAGCCTACCAACCATTTGGATATGGAAACTCGTGATGCCCTAGAAATGGCAATCAATGATTTTACCGGCGGCGTGATTATTGTTAGTCACGATAAGCAACTTTTAAATGCCTGTGTAGACCAGTTTTGGTGGGTACATCAAGGACAGGTTGAATTGTATTTTGGTTCATTGGATGAATACCTACAGGATCAAATGAAGCGTGTTCGTGATGAAAACCGTTTACTTTCCAACACGGGTAAAAACTCCGATAAAAATGAAGTCAATAAAAAAGCCATTCGACAGACAAATGCCCATATTCGTAAACAACTTGAACAGCAGCTTAAGCCGCTAAAGAAGCAGTTGAAAAAAATGGAAACTCAACTTGAGAAAAGCCAAAATAGATTAGAGGAAATCCATTTATTGATGGAAAACCCTGAATTGTACGATGCACAGAACAAAGAGAGGCTCGAACCCATCTTACTGGAAGAAGCACAATTGAAAAAAACAATTGAAGAGTGTGAAGAGCAGTGGTTAGAGCTTGAGGAAGAGATGGAAGAAATTCGTCAATCTCAATAA
- a CDS encoding lipoprotein-releasing ABC transporter permease subunit codes for MFKLPYEFLLSWRYTRAKRRNGFISFISLSSMIGIALGITALITVLSIMNGFQQELRERILGMTAHMTLTEADNRLRDWQSVYSQVIDYPKILGAAPNISEQAMLTGSGEVKGTMIRGVLPEQEGQVSDIENQMVLGSFEQLQPKAYQIILGSELASTLGVSLGDKVTVIAPQGTVSPLGVVPRIKRFTVIGVFEAGMHEYDSGMAFIHLKDAQTLFKYGEAVGGLQLKIDDLFKVFEVREDLGKHLTGRYYVRDWTQQHVNFFKAIEMEKRMMFIVLALIIMVAAFNIVSTMVMVVTDKQSDIAVLRTIGASPFNIQSIFILQGLIIGSIGVILGLIGGISLASNIDVIVPLIEQLLGFQFFPADVYYISKVPSLIIWSDVYSVAIVAFVLTLIATLYPAWRASKIQPAEALRYE; via the coding sequence ATGTTTAAACTCCCTTATGAATTTCTTTTGAGTTGGCGATACACTCGCGCAAAACGTCGTAATGGTTTTATCTCCTTTATTTCCCTTTCATCCATGATTGGTATCGCACTCGGTATCACCGCATTAATCACGGTGTTATCGATTATGAACGGGTTTCAACAAGAGTTACGTGAACGAATTCTTGGAATGACTGCGCACATGACCTTGACAGAAGCAGATAACAGACTAAGAGATTGGCAGAGTGTGTATTCTCAAGTGATTGATTATCCTAAGATATTAGGCGCTGCACCGAATATTTCAGAGCAGGCAATGTTAACCGGTTCAGGAGAAGTCAAAGGAACGATGATTCGAGGGGTATTACCTGAACAAGAAGGGCAAGTTTCAGATATTGAAAACCAGATGGTTTTAGGAAGTTTTGAACAATTGCAACCTAAAGCATACCAAATAATTTTAGGGTCGGAATTGGCTTCAACGCTTGGCGTTTCTTTAGGTGATAAGGTTACAGTTATTGCACCACAAGGCACGGTATCTCCTTTAGGTGTGGTGCCTAGAATCAAACGTTTTACTGTTATTGGAGTGTTTGAAGCGGGCATGCATGAATATGATAGCGGTATGGCATTTATTCATTTAAAAGATGCGCAAACGCTATTCAAATATGGCGAAGCGGTGGGCGGACTTCAACTAAAGATTGATGATTTGTTCAAAGTGTTCGAAGTTCGTGAAGATCTGGGAAAACATCTTACCGGCCGGTATTATGTGCGTGATTGGACACAACAACATGTAAACTTTTTTAAAGCGATTGAAATGGAAAAGCGCATGATGTTCATTGTTCTTGCATTAATAATTATGGTTGCCGCGTTTAATATCGTTTCTACCATGGTAATGGTTGTGACAGATAAGCAAAGTGATATTGCAGTTTTAAGAACGATTGGTGCCTCTCCTTTTAATATTCAAAGCATTTTTATTTTGCAAGGCTTGATTATCGGTTCCATAGGCGTGATTTTAGGATTAATTGGTGGAATAAGTCTGGCATCAAATATCGATGTAATCGTGCCACTTATTGAACAACTGCTTGGTTTCCAGTTCTTCCCTGCGGATGTGTATTACATCAGTAAGGTTCCTTCTTTAATTATTTGGAGCGATGTCTATTCTGTTGCGATTGTTGCTTTTGTTCTAACGTTAATTGCAACCCTTTATCCAGCATGGCGGGCGTCCAAAATTCAACCTGCTGAGGCGTTACGCTATGAATAA
- a CDS encoding YgaP family membrane protein: protein MVIEKIVMLMAGTMVLVSTLLSVYHDPLWLYLTGFVGANLLFAGMTGFCPMVKILRKFGLKHGCAFK, encoded by the coding sequence ATGGTTATTGAAAAAATCGTCATGCTTATGGCTGGAACAATGGTTCTTGTTAGCACCCTATTATCTGTTTACCACGATCCTCTGTGGTTATATTTAACTGGATTTGTAGGCGCAAACTTGTTGTTTGCAGGAATGACTGGCTTTTGTCCAATGGTTAAAATACTGCGTAAGTTTGGCTTAAAACATGGCTGTGCATTCAAGTAA
- a CDS encoding NAD(P)/FAD-dependent oxidoreductase translates to MATVVVVGSSTGGLPMSYDIRKHLDKGHTVKVVNAIDEFNFVPSNPWVAVGWRKPEDISFKLEPHLTRKGIEFYHQTCVGLDPEQNQITLDDGQTMDYDYLILSTGPALAFDEVEGFGPKSHGGNTVSVCTTPHSVEAYEQWQEFCNEPGPIIVGAVQGASCFGPAYEFAMIMETDLRKRKIRNQVPMTFVTAEPYIGHLGLGGVGDSKGLMESEMRNRHINWICNAKTTKIEDGVMYVDEHDLQGNVIKQHELPFKYSMMLPAFRGSKFLMEMVDSNPEAAGGPLVNPRGFVKVDQFSRNPTYKNIYALGVGIAIPPVDTTCPVPCGTPKTGLMIESMVTAICHNIEANIKGEDAHEEPTWNTVCLADMGDSGAAFVALPQIPPRNLTWAKKGKWVHLAKIAFEKYFIRNMKAGNSEPIYQKYIMKMLGINRLKSQK, encoded by the coding sequence ATGGCAACAGTTGTTGTGGTAGGTTCTAGCACAGGTGGATTACCAATGTCTTATGACATTCGTAAGCATCTTGATAAAGGTCATACAGTTAAAGTCGTGAATGCGATTGATGAGTTTAACTTTGTTCCATCTAACCCTTGGGTTGCTGTCGGTTGGCGTAAACCGGAAGATATTTCCTTTAAACTGGAACCTCATTTAACCCGTAAAGGCATTGAATTCTATCATCAAACTTGTGTAGGTCTTGATCCTGAGCAAAACCAAATTACCTTAGATGATGGTCAAACAATGGATTATGACTATTTAATCTTGTCGACAGGCCCAGCTTTGGCATTTGATGAAGTTGAAGGTTTTGGCCCGAAAAGCCATGGTGGAAATACCGTTTCGGTTTGTACAACGCCTCACTCTGTAGAAGCTTATGAACAGTGGCAAGAGTTCTGTAATGAACCTGGTCCAATTATCGTTGGAGCAGTTCAGGGAGCCTCATGCTTTGGGCCTGCTTACGAATTTGCGATGATTATGGAAACTGATTTGCGCAAACGCAAAATCCGTAATCAAGTTCCGATGACTTTTGTGACTGCTGAGCCGTATATCGGGCATTTAGGTCTTGGTGGGGTAGGTGATTCCAAAGGTTTAATGGAATCTGAAATGCGTAATCGCCATATTAATTGGATTTGTAATGCCAAAACGACCAAAATTGAGGACGGTGTGATGTATGTTGATGAACATGACCTTCAAGGGAATGTTATTAAGCAGCATGAACTTCCATTTAAGTATTCAATGATGTTACCGGCTTTCCGTGGTTCAAAATTCCTAATGGAAATGGTCGATTCAAATCCTGAAGCTGCTGGGGGTCCTTTAGTCAACCCTCGCGGTTTTGTAAAGGTTGACCAATTTAGTCGTAACCCGACTTATAAAAACATTTATGCATTAGGTGTTGGGATTGCTATTCCTCCTGTCGATACCACTTGTCCTGTTCCTTGTGGCACCCCAAAAACAGGTTTGATGATTGAGTCAATGGTGACAGCAATTTGCCATAACATTGAGGCGAACATCAAAGGTGAAGATGCTCATGAGGAGCCAACGTGGAACACTGTATGTTTGGCTGACATGGGTGACTCGGGTGCTGCATTTGTTGCATTGCCACAGATTCCACCTCGGAATTTGACATGGGCAAAGAAAGGTAAATGGGTGCATTTAGCGAAAATTGCATTTGAAAAATATTTCATTCGAAATATGAAAGCTGGGAACTCTGAACCGATTTACCAGAAATATATTATGAAAATGTTAGGAATCAACCGTTTGAAGTCTCAAAAATAA
- the clpP gene encoding ATP-dependent Clp endopeptidase proteolytic subunit ClpP: protein MDNMIENALVPMVIEQTSRGERSYDIYSRLLKERVIFLVGQVEDHMANLIVAQMLFLESENPDKDIHLYINSPGGSVTAGMAIYDTMRFIKPNVSTMCIGQAASMGAFLLSAGEKGKRFVLPNSRVMIHQPLGGFQGQASDIQIHAQEILQIKQRLNEALADHTGQDLETIERDTDRDNFLSAQAAVDYGLVDKVVSSR, encoded by the coding sequence ATGGATAATATGATTGAAAACGCATTAGTGCCAATGGTAATTGAGCAAACCAGTCGTGGTGAGCGATCTTATGATATTTACTCACGTCTTCTAAAAGAACGCGTCATATTTTTGGTTGGGCAAGTCGAAGACCATATGGCGAATTTGATTGTGGCACAAATGCTTTTTTTAGAATCCGAAAACCCAGATAAAGATATCCATTTGTATATCAATTCCCCAGGAGGAAGTGTTACTGCAGGGATGGCCATCTACGACACTATGCGCTTTATCAAGCCGAATGTCAGCACGATGTGTATTGGTCAAGCAGCTAGTATGGGTGCTTTTTTATTATCAGCTGGTGAAAAAGGAAAACGTTTTGTCTTGCCTAACTCTCGTGTGATGATTCACCAGCCCTTAGGAGGTTTCCAAGGGCAAGCAAGTGATATTCAAATTCATGCTCAGGAAATTTTGCAAATTAAGCAGCGTTTAAACGAAGCATTGGCAGATCATACTGGGCAAGACTTGGAAACCATTGAGCGTGACACGGATCGCGATAATTTTTTAAGTGCTCAAGCCGCAGTCGACTACGGTCTAGTTGATAAAGTTGTTTCTAGCCGCTAA
- the lolD gene encoding lipoprotein-releasing ABC transporter ATP-binding protein LolD, with product MNKSMQSNIVLQANSLAKSYKDGSLETSVFNEISLNLTSAEKMAIVGASGSGKSTLLHLLAGLDTPTSGEVLLKQKTFSKLSEAKRGRMRNDLMGFVYQFHHLLPELSAIENAMLPLWIRRQNRREAEEKAKTLLTRVGLGHRLNHKPAELSGGERQRVALARALITEPACILADEPTGNLDASSASQVFDLLLELNEEHQTALLIVTHDLSLASKMDTQLSLVEGKLQRVSI from the coding sequence ATGAATAAATCCATGCAGTCAAATATTGTCCTTCAGGCAAACTCCTTAGCGAAGTCTTACAAAGATGGAAGTTTAGAAACCAGTGTTTTCAATGAAATTAGTCTCAATCTAACAAGTGCTGAAAAAATGGCCATTGTTGGCGCGTCCGGTTCTGGAAAAAGTACACTGCTGCATTTGTTAGCGGGATTGGATACACCAACTTCAGGTGAAGTCTTATTAAAACAGAAAACGTTTTCAAAGTTGTCAGAAGCGAAACGTGGCAGGATGCGTAATGATTTAATGGGTTTTGTTTACCAATTTCATCATTTGTTACCCGAACTAAGTGCTATTGAAAATGCGATGTTACCACTATGGATTCGTCGTCAGAATCGTCGTGAAGCTGAAGAAAAAGCCAAAACGCTTTTGACTCGAGTCGGTCTTGGGCACCGTTTAAACCATAAGCCTGCTGAGCTGTCTGGTGGTGAGCGACAACGAGTTGCACTTGCTCGTGCTCTAATTACCGAACCTGCCTGTATACTCGCCGATGAGCCGACTGGGAATTTAGATGCAAGCTCCGCTTCACAAGTATTTGATTTGTTACTGGAGTTAAATGAGGAACATCAAACGGCTCTGCTTATAGTGACGCACGATTTGAGTCTGGCTTCAAAAATGGACACACAACTTTCATTGGTCGAAGGTAAGTTACAAAGAGTCTCTATCTAA
- a CDS encoding trimeric intracellular cation channel family protein → MAISILIHYLDILGTVVFTITGLLAARYKRLDLFGAIVIAMVTAIGGGTVRDLIIDEPVFWTQNDSYIYLVVITALIFFFLARFKRLPIKMLVLLDALGLAVFTVIGTQKALELGFSDPIAIMTGVMTGVVGGMIRDVLVGEMPLVLRKEIYATASFFGASALLLLDQWDVSLDIAILVSIVITLSLRVLAIIYTIELPVFVSYQPKIPNSEGSKEAKNDANQSDSKNESNNLY, encoded by the coding sequence ATGGCAATTTCAATTTTAATTCACTACCTAGATATTTTAGGAACCGTTGTTTTTACAATTACGGGGTTGCTTGCTGCGCGCTATAAACGCCTAGATTTATTTGGGGCGATCGTGATTGCAATGGTCACTGCAATTGGTGGTGGGACTGTTCGCGATTTGATTATTGATGAGCCTGTTTTCTGGACACAGAATGATTCTTATATTTATTTAGTTGTGATTACTGCACTCATCTTTTTTTTCCTTGCTCGCTTTAAACGACTTCCCATTAAAATGCTGGTGCTTCTTGATGCGTTAGGTCTCGCAGTGTTTACAGTAATCGGTACTCAAAAAGCCTTAGAGCTCGGCTTTTCTGATCCAATCGCTATTATGACCGGGGTGATGACAGGGGTTGTTGGAGGAATGATTCGTGACGTTCTAGTGGGTGAAATGCCACTGGTACTTAGAAAAGAGATCTATGCGACGGCCTCATTTTTTGGCGCCAGTGCATTATTACTGCTTGACCAGTGGGATGTTTCGTTGGATATTGCTATTTTGGTATCCATCGTAATTACGCTAAGTCTGCGGGTTTTAGCAATTATCTATACGATTGAGTTGCCTGTTTTTGTTTCCTATCAACCTAAAATCCCGAACTCTGAAGGTTCAAAGGAAGCAAAGAACGACGCTAATCAATCGGATTCAAAAAATGAATCTAATAACCTTTATTAA
- the tig gene encoding trigger factor — MQVTVEKPEQGLAHKMTVSFPADDYKVKVEKRLNELRRTAKMDGFRPGKVPLNIVKKRHGAQVHQEMMGEALQNAFYEAVEKESIQVAGFPQFEDLNDQDGDNITFTASFEVYPEITVPEFSGIEVEVIESDVTDEDVEDMINRLREQRMAWKPANGNKKAKEGEQVIIDFLGKIDGETFEGGSAENVPLEIGSGRMIPGFEDGIIGMKKGEEKQIEVTFPEDYHADSLKGKTATFDITVHSVSTKQLPEIDEEFVKSFGVEEGTEEALRKEIKDNMTKELARAVEAQNRNAVMQSLQEVADVEVPKALVQQEAQQLMQRAQQQLQQQGVDLKDAPINPETFNDEAANRVKLGLMLGEIIKVNDFQAEDSEVEAYIAEQASSYEDPSEVMAWYAQNPGARSEIRAVLVENKVAEKILAEAKVSKVSKNFKEVIAPNQAA; from the coding sequence ATGCAAGTAACTGTTGAAAAGCCTGAACAAGGTCTAGCGCACAAAATGACCGTTTCTTTCCCAGCGGATGACTACAAAGTAAAAGTAGAAAAACGCTTAAACGAGCTTCGTCGTACTGCCAAAATGGATGGTTTCCGTCCCGGAAAAGTCCCTTTAAACATTGTGAAAAAACGTCACGGTGCACAAGTTCATCAAGAAATGATGGGTGAAGCTCTTCAGAACGCTTTCTATGAAGCTGTTGAAAAAGAGTCAATCCAAGTTGCTGGTTTCCCTCAGTTTGAAGACTTAAATGATCAGGATGGTGACAACATCACATTCACAGCTTCATTCGAAGTTTATCCAGAAATTACTGTTCCTGAGTTTTCTGGGATTGAAGTTGAAGTGATTGAGTCGGATGTGACTGATGAAGATGTTGAAGACATGATCAACCGTTTACGTGAACAGCGTATGGCTTGGAAGCCTGCAAACGGTAACAAGAAAGCTAAAGAAGGTGAGCAGGTCATTATTGATTTCCTAGGGAAAATCGATGGTGAGACGTTTGAAGGTGGTTCTGCTGAAAATGTGCCTTTAGAAATCGGTTCTGGTCGCATGATTCCAGGTTTCGAAGATGGCATTATTGGTATGAAAAAAGGTGAAGAGAAGCAAATTGAAGTCACTTTCCCTGAAGACTATCATGCAGATAGCCTAAAGGGTAAAACAGCAACTTTTGATATCACTGTTCATTCTGTATCGACTAAGCAATTACCTGAAATCGATGAAGAATTTGTAAAATCATTTGGCGTTGAAGAAGGTACTGAAGAAGCTCTTCGTAAAGAAATCAAAGACAATATGACGAAAGAGCTTGCGCGTGCAGTAGAAGCTCAAAACCGTAATGCGGTCATGCAATCTCTACAAGAAGTTGCAGATGTGGAAGTTCCAAAAGCATTGGTTCAACAAGAAGCGCAACAATTGATGCAACGTGCTCAACAACAACTTCAGCAGCAAGGTGTTGATTTGAAAGATGCACCAATTAATCCTGAAACGTTCAACGATGAAGCCGCTAACCGTGTAAAACTTGGTCTAATGTTAGGTGAAATCATTAAAGTAAATGATTTCCAAGCTGAAGACTCAGAAGTGGAAGCTTATATTGCTGAGCAAGCATCTTCTTACGAAGATCCGAGTGAAGTGATGGCTTGGTATGCTCAAAACCCTGGTGCTCGTAGCGAAATTCGTGCGGTACTTGTGGAAAACAAAGTTGCTGAGAAAATTTTAGCGGAAGCAAAAGTCTCTAAAGTAAGCAAAAACTTCAAAGAAGTGATTGCGCCAAATCAAGCAGCTTAA